The window TGACTCCCCGCCGACGGTCACCACCGCGACTGTCGGCACTCAAACACGAGGTTGCTTATGAATTTCTCCACACTGGAAACCGGCGCCACCACCGAGCGCCGACTGATCGTCGACCAGCCACGCACCATCTCGTTTCTCGGCGAGGACTTGCGCATCTACGCCACCCCGCGCCTGGTGGATGACATCGAACAGGCTTGCCTCGACTACCTCCTGACCTTCCTCGACGAGGGTGAAAACACCGTCGGCGCGGCGGTCGATATCCGCCACGTTGGCGCGACGCTGCTGGGCATGTCGGTGAGCATAGTCGCCACAGTCACTCGTGTTGAGGGGCGCAGCGTGACGTTCAACGTCGAAGTGCGCGACGACGTGGAACTGGTGGCAACGGCGGCGCATACGCGGGTGGTGGTCAACGTCGCCAAGCTGCGCAGCCGCGTGCAGGCCAAGGCTGCTGCGGCCGAGGCTGGCGAAATCGATGACGGCGCGCTCAGCCCTGCGCGCCTGACCGCGTCGCGCTGAGCCAGGGAACGTCGCCATGATCACCCTGCAAGAACGCAACGGTTTGCCGAATTTCGCCGCCGACGATGCGCTGCCGATCGTCGACGCCCACCATCATCTGTGGGACCTCGGCGCCGGTCGCTATCCCTGGCTGCAGGAGGAATATCACGAGGAGTTTTTCCTTGGTGACTACCACTCGCTGCGCCGCGATTTCCTGCCCGAGCATTTCCTCACCCTGACGCAAAAACAACGGTTGATCGGCACGGTGCATGTCGAGGCCGAACGTGCCCGCGATGAGCAAGTCGCCGAGACGCTTTGGCTGGAACAGGTGAATGCCCGCTACGGTTTTCCCAACGCCATCGTCGCCCACGCCTGGTTCGATCGCGAAGACAGCGCCGAGATTCTTGCAGCGCAGGCCGAGAGGCCGTTGGTCAGGGGCATCCGCTCAAAACCGCTGACCTCGGCTTCGCCGGACGTCTCGATTGCCGGCGCCCCCGGCACGATGCAAGACCCGAAATGGCTAGAGGGTTTCTCGCTGTTGGCCCGCTACAACCTGTCGTGGGACTTGCGCGTGCCGCCGTGGCACCTGGTGGAAGCCGCCGAAGTGGCGGCGATGTTCCCGCACATACAGATCGCCCTGAACCACAGCGGTTTCGCCTGGGACCGCAGCCCCGAAGGCATGGCGCGCTGGCGCAAAGGCCTGGAAGCACTGGCCATGCAGCCCAACGTGCATATCAAACTGTCGGAGTTCGGCCTCAAGGATTCGCCGTGGCGCTTTGAGGACAACCGCGTCGTGGTGCTCACCGCACTGGAAATCTTCGGCCCCGAGCGCTGCATGTTCGCCAGCAACTTTCCGGTCGCCGGGTTGCGTGCCTCTTACGACACCATTGCCGATGGCGTGGCTGCGATGCTCGCGCCGCTGGGCCGCAACGTTCAGGAAGCGGTGTTCGCCGGTAACGCACAACGTTTCTATCGCCTGGAGACCGCGCATGAATGAGCAACAGGCCATCGACTGGCGCGCACGTTTTCTCGCCAGCGGCGACGACGCGGACTTGCCCATCGTCGACGCTCACCAGC of the Pseudomonas sp. MAG733B genome contains:
- a CDS encoding thioesterase family protein, with the translated sequence MNFSTLETGATTERRLIVDQPRTISFLGEDLRIYATPRLVDDIEQACLDYLLTFLDEGENTVGAAVDIRHVGATLLGMSVSIVATVTRVEGRSVTFNVEVRDDVELVATAAHTRVVVNVAKLRSRVQAKAAAAEAGEIDDGALSPARLTASR
- a CDS encoding amidohydrolase family protein, producing MITLQERNGLPNFAADDALPIVDAHHHLWDLGAGRYPWLQEEYHEEFFLGDYHSLRRDFLPEHFLTLTQKQRLIGTVHVEAERARDEQVAETLWLEQVNARYGFPNAIVAHAWFDREDSAEILAAQAERPLVRGIRSKPLTSASPDVSIAGAPGTMQDPKWLEGFSLLARYNLSWDLRVPPWHLVEAAEVAAMFPHIQIALNHSGFAWDRSPEGMARWRKGLEALAMQPNVHIKLSEFGLKDSPWRFEDNRVVVLTALEIFGPERCMFASNFPVAGLRASYDTIADGVAAMLAPLGRNVQEAVFAGNAQRFYRLETAHE